From Micromonospora carbonacea:
CGCGTCGGAGGTGAGCAGCAGCCGGTGCGCGAACACCGGCTCGGCGAGGGCCTTCAGGTCCTCCGGCATGATCCAGCCCCGCCCGTCGATCAACGCGTACGCGCACGCCGCGCGGGTCAGCGCGATCACCCCCCGGGGACTCACCCCCACCCGCACCTGCGGGTGACCCCGCGTCGCGGCGGCCAGCCGGACCGCGTACGCGTACAGCGGCTCGGCGATGTGCACCCGTAGGGCCATCCGCACCATCTCACCGACCGTGTCGGTGTCCGTGATCGCCGGCAGCGCCTCGGGGGAGCGGACCGTCGCCCCGCGCAGCACCTCCACCTCGACCGCCTCGTCGGGATACCCGACGGACAGCTTCACCAGGAACCGGTCGAGCTGCGCCTCCGGCAGCCGGTAGGTGCCGTCCATCTCCACCGGGTTCTGCGTGGCCACCACCAGGAACGGCTGCGGCACCGGGTGCCGGACCCCGTCCACCGTGACCGTGCGCTCCTCCATCACCTCCAGCAGCGCCGACTGGGTCTTCGGCGACGCCCGGTTGATCTCGTCGGCGATGACGATGTTGGCGAACACCGGCCCCGGGTGGAACTCGAAGCCCCGGGTGGCCTGGTTGAAGATGGTCACCCCCGACACGTCCGAGGGCAGCAGGTCCGGGGTGAACTGGATGCGCCGCCACCGCCCCTTCACCGTCGCGGCGATCGCCCGCGCGAGGGTGGTCTTGCCGACCCCCGGCACGTCCTCCAGCAGCACGTGCCCCTGCGCGAACAACGCCGTCAACGCCAGCCGGACCACCTGCGGCTTGCCCAGCACCACCGAGTTGACGTTCTCCGCCAGCCGGGCGGCGAGGGCCGCGAAGCCCTGCACCTCCGGCTGGGTGAGCGGTTCGTGCGTGTTCACGGCGGTGCTCCTTGCCTGGTGGGCCGGTCAGCAGGTCGGCAGGACGTTGATGTTGTCGCCGCCTTCGAGGTTGAGCCAGGCCCACGGGATGTAGTTCTTCCCCTCGAACTCGACCCGCACCCACCAGCTGCTCTGCTTCTGGTCGTTGTAGATCCAGGAGTCGACGCTCTCGCCCTGCCGCTTGCAGTACGCCTTCAACCGGGTGCCCGGTCGGGCCCAGCCGACCTGCTTGTCGTTGTCCTGCCGGGGAACGGAGAAGATCTCGTTGCCGTTGCGGCCATCCACGTCCTTGTTGCAGTACGTCCGCTGGTCGCCGTCGGGGCCGTTGTTGCACGTCGCGACCCCGTACAGCGGGTCGGTGCTCTGCGCCCGCCTCGCCGTGCCCTCCCCGGCGGCGTTGCTCGCCGTCACCGTCGCCGTGTACGCCGTGCCCGGCGTCAGCCCCGGCACGGTCGCGCTGGCGCAGTTGCCGGCCGTGACCGGCTTCTCGCCCGGGACGCTGACCGTGCAGGTGGCCTGCCCGCCACCGGCGTCCACCGTGAAGTTCACCGTGACCGCCGTGGCCGTCGCCGACGAACCGGTGACCGTGACCCGGGGCGGCGCCACCGTGCGGGCGGTGCCCGTCGCCGTCTCGCCCGGACCCGCCTCGTTGACCGCCTGCACCGTCACCGTGACGCTCTGCCCGTCGCCCAGGCCGTCCACGGTGGCCCGGGTGTCGGTCACCTCGCTGCTGCGGCCGCCCGCCGCCACCAGGTACTTCGTTACCGGGCGGCCGTTGGCGGCGGCCGGCGACCACTGCACCGCCACGGTGCCCGGCCGGTTCGCCACCGTCGTCGCCCGCAGGTCGACCGGCGCGCCGGGCGCGGCGAACGGCACCACGCTGTTGCTCACCGGGGACGCCGCCGACCCCGCGCCCCGGTCGTTGACCGACACGACCGTGAACGCGTACTGCGTGCCGTAGTCCAGCTCGCCGGCCGGCACCACCAGCTCGGTCTTCGTCGACTCGCCGGCCGGCGCGTTGGCGCCCGCCGAGGTCGCCGTCACCGCGTACTTCGCGATGGTGTTGCCCTGGCCGTTCGCCGCCGGCCACTTCACCAGCACCGTGCCGTCGGGCCGGGCCTCGGCCGTCACGCCCGACGGCGGGTCCGGCACCGCCGCGGTCGGCGTCACCGGATTGCTGGACCGCGCCGGGCCGTCGCCCTTGGCGTTGACCGCGTGCACCGAGAACCGGTACGTCTCGCCGTTGGTCAGGCCCGTGACCTCCACCGACCGCTGGTTGGCCCCCACCTCGCGGCGCTCCCCGGCACCCTCCACCACGTACCGGATGATCTCCGCGCCGTTCGCGGCCGCCGGCCGCCAGCTCACCCGGGCCCGCGCGTTGCCGGCCGACGCGGTGACGCTGCGCGGCGCGCTCGGCTTGCCCACCTTCGGCTTCTTCGGCGGGGGCGGCGGCGGGGGCACCGGCGGCGGGTCGCCGCCGAGCACGTCGTTGGCGTACTTGTTGACCTCGCGCACCCGGTGCTTGTCGTCGACCACCCGGGCGGTCGACGAGTCCGGCGCGTTGATGAACAGCCGGTTCTCCCGCACCTCCAGCTCCAGCGGGCCGGTGGAGCCCTTGCCGCCGATCGTGTCGACGAGCTGGCCGGAGGCGTCGAAGGAGTAGACGGTGCCCGTCGACTCGTCGGCACAGTAGAAGCGGTCCGCCCACGCCACGGCCGGGCTGAGCTCGTCGCCCCGGCCCGGCACCGTGAACTGCCGCTCCTCGCCGCCCGCGCCGATCACGTGCACCTTCCGCTCGCCGGCGACGGTCACCGGCACCTTCGGCCCGCTCGTGCGCGCCGGCAGCGCCCCCGGCCCGGCGATCGTCAGCGGGGTGCGGACCACCTCGCCGCGTTGCACCCGCACCAGCGTGCCGGCCGTGCGGTCGAGCACCGCGACGCCGTCGTCCAGCGTGGAGACCATCAGCTCGTGGCTGGGCTCGGCGACCTCGTACGTCTCGACCCGCTTCGGCGAGATGCCGCCGCCCGGCGGCGCGGCCGGGCCCGGCTCGGACGGCAGCTCCGCCGCCGTGACCGCCGAGACGGTGCCCTCGGCCGGCACGGCGACCCACAGCCGGCCCTCGCCGTCGAACGCCCCGCCGGTGATCCCCGGCGGGTAGCGCACCGGCTCGCCCACCGGGGCCAGCGAACGCGGGTCGAGCTGCCGGACGACGCCCTGCACGGCGTCCACCACGAACGCGGCATCGGAGTGCAGCGCCACGTTGACGCCCAGCCCCGGGGTGGTCCGGGTGCTGGCGGTGATCTGGAGGGTGGCCAGGTCCAGCGAGCTGACCTGCCCGGTGTTCAGGTCGCGCAGGATCAGCAGCCGGTCGGTCTGGACGACCTGCACCGGGTGCCGTCGCGCGTCGGGGACCTCCACCCGGGTGTCCACCCGCGCCGTCACGCCGTTGACCCGCGCCAGCTCGCTGCGCGCCGCGCTCCACAGCCAACTGCTGGCGTCGTAGTTGGCCACCGCGTTGTCGGCGGCGCCCAACCCGAGGACGGTGAGGCCCATCGCGGCCAGCAGCGCGGACACCGTGCCGACGGTGACGAGGCCACCGCGCCAGCGCCGGCGGCGGGCGGCACCCGGCCCCGTGCTCACGGCGTCGTCGATGGTGGCCACAAGCGGCTGCCTCCCCGTGTCGTCATGGCAGGTGAGCGCCGTCCACTGGCGACCCTCCCGTGAGCCGGGTGCCATCATATGACCACCCTGAGACAGGGGAAACCCGCACCGTCGGCCCGCGCGCACCCAGCGTGCACGCCTTGTGGACGGTCGTTCAGCGCGGCGTGGCGGTCCGCTCCCGCTGCGTACACACCTGCCCGGAGGTGGCGAACGCGTCGGTCGAGTACACGGCGAGCACCGTGAAGCAGTAGTCCACCCGGGCGTTCAGCCCGTTCACCGTGTAGCTGGTCTGCCCCGGGTCCACCGTGGCCATCACCCCCAGCTTCTGCCCGGCCCGGCCACCGGCCACCATGAACGGCACCGCGCCGGCCGACGGGTCCGTCCAGGTCAGGGTGATCGTGCTGCTGTCGTCACGCAGCTCCAGGTCACCCGGCGGCGGACCGTCCACCGTCGGCCCGGCCGCCGCCGACGGCGGCGTCGGCGGGGGCGGCCCCGCGGCGCGACCGAGCGCCAGCGCCGCGACGCCGACCACGACCGCGAGCACGACCAGGGCCGCCACCACGGCCACGACGATCAGCACCCGTCCGCGCCCGGCCTGCTTCTCCTCGGGGTACGTCGTCTGCCACGCCTCGCGCGGGGACGGGTAATCGTCGTCGGGCCCCCCGCCACCCCGCTCGGGCCACGCCGGCCCGTCCCGCCCCGGCTGCCCGTCCCGCCCCGGTTGCCCGTCCCAGTCCGCTGCCGCCGGTGCGGGCGGGGCCGGTGCGCTCCCGGGGCCGACCGGTCCCGCCTCGACCGCTTCCCGCCCGGGCCACGGCGGCCGGTGGGGCCGGGCCGCCGGTCGGGGGTCGGGTGCGGGCGGCGGCGGGGACGCGTCCGGGTGCGCCGCCCCGTGGCCCGGGCCGAGCGCCCTCGCCGGGTCATGGAACGCCTGCGCCTGCGCCTGCGCCTGCGCCTGCGCCTGCGGCTGCGGTGCGGGTGCCGGCACCGTCAGCGGTACCGGTGCGGCGTCCGGTCCGGGCCCGACCGGGGCCGCCAGACGCCCGGGAGCGGGCCCGAGGGGCGGCAGGGCCGTGCCCCCGGCCGTCGGGTGGCCCGCGCCGCCCGGTGCGGAGAGTCCGTCGTCGACGGGCTCGGCCGGCGACGGCGAGGGCGAGACCCGGCCCCAGGGCGGCGCGGTCATGCCCCACGGCGGCACGGGCGTCCCGCTGACCGGCGTGCCACTGACCGGCGACCCGCTGACCGGCGTGCCACTGACGGGGGTGCCGCTGACAGGGGTGCCGCTCACGGGCACGCCGCTGACCGGCGTGCGGCTGACGGGCGCTCCGCTCACGGGCCTGCTGGTCGGCGGAGCGCCCACGGGAGGGGCTCCGGTCGTCGGGGCCGACGAGGCGTCACCGCCCGGTTCGGTCGCGGCCCGGAGGCCCTCCTGCCGGGCGGCCTCCTCCCGCAGCAGGGGATCGAGCTGCCGTACCTGGATGGTCGGCTCGTCCCAACCGCGCGGCGGCGCGGGCGGCGGCGACGGCTGCGGCCCCGGCTCGGCGGGCGCGCGCGGGCCCGGCGGGTTCGGCGTGGCGCTCGGCGCAGGCGGGTGCGGCACCGGCCCGCCCTGCCTGCCGGGCCCGGGGCGCGGTGGAGCCGGGATCCGTGGCGCCGGTGGCGCCGCCTGCGGAGCCCACGGCGAGACCGGCTGCGGCGGCGCGTCGGCACCGGAAACGGGCCTCGTCGCAGCCGCCGGGGTCGCGGACACCGGCGAAGCCGGCGGTGCGCCCGGCGCGGTCGCCGGGTGCGGCGGCCCCAGTGCGTGCGGGGCGGGGGCGACGAACTCCGGCGACCGGGACGGCGCCGGGATCCGGGGCGGGGGCGGCGGCGGTTGCCGCGGCGGGCCGGACACCGGCGGCGGTAGCGGCGGCTGGCGCGGGAACGGCGGCGGGGACGTGGTCGAATCGCGCGGCGTCGGCGGTCCGGGTGGCGCGGCCGCGCGCGGGGCGGGCGGGGCGGGAGGAACAGGCGGCGTCGTGCCCGGCCCCGCGCCCCCGAGATAGTGCCGGGCCGCCTGTACCGCCGGGTGGTCGGCACCGAGCACGGCGGGGCCGGCGTCGGCCACCCGGGAGTAGTGGCGGCGGGCCTCGTGCCGGTTGCCCAGCTCCTCGGCGACCGAGGCGAGGTCGAAGGAGAACGCGAGCATCAGCGGGTCGGCGGGATGCCACCGGCGCTCGCCGGCCGCGAGGGCCCCCTCCAGCACGCGCCGCGCGGCGGCCGGGTCGTCGGCCTCCCGGTGCAGCCGGGCGAGCAGGTGGGCGGTGCCCAGGACCTCCGGATGGTCCTCGCCGAAGCTGGCCCGCAGCGGGTCGATCGCGTCGGCCAACAGCCGGCACGCGCCCGCGACGTCGCCGGCGGCGCGCAGCGCGAGCGCCCGGTGCTGAAGTGCGGCCAGGGGAGAGGGCTGTGACACGTCAGCCATGCTGCCCGCAGAGGGCGGCCCGACGCCACCCGCAGGGTCGGGCCGTGATCGCCCGGCGGCGTCTCCGGGCCGGCCGTCGTCGCCGCTGAGCTGGGCGGACGGCGCGGCCCAAGGGTGATGTGCATGATCCACGAGGGTTGTGTAAAGTAAGCCCCCGTGCGGCCCGCCGGGTCGACCGGAGGGCCGCGAAAACCCCTTCAGGCGACACGGTAGGCTGAGCGAGTAGGTCCGGGTGGCGGAATGGCAGACGCGCTAGCTTGAGGTGCTAGTGCCCGTATAGGGCGTGGGGGTTCAAGTCCCCCCTCGGACACCAACCGAATCCCAACGGTGCGCGGCAAGGTCAACACTTGCCCGCACCGTTTGTGTTTCCGGGTCGTACGCCAGGTGCAGCCCGAGGCTGCGGTAGACCTCCAGTTTGCGTTCCGGCTCGGCGTCGCGCAGGGCGCGCACGAGGTCTCCGAGTTCGCAACGGGCGGCGTGCAGGTGCAGCGGGTGAGCCCCGGCGGTCCTATCGGTCGGTGCGGGTGGTCTCGTCGGCGATCCAGCCGAGGTGCCGGGCCGTGTTGGTCAGGATCTCGGCGAGTTGCGCGTCGATGCCGAACCGCTCGAAGCTCTTCGGCATGCTGTCGGCGAGGTCGCTGCCGCGCCGTTCGGACGCGGCTCGCCAGTCGGCCAGCATCTCGATCAGGTCCACGAGGGTCATCCCGTTAATGCCACGGTCGTGGTGTTCCGGGTGATGCGCGTTGTGCGCGTAGTGGTGAGCGAGGCCGTCGCCCATCGCCGCAAGCCAGGCTCGGTACTCGTCGCTGCCGTACTCGGCCGCCTGGAGCTTCGGCACGTACTCGTCGTACGTCTCCACCTCGGGCGGCTCAAGCTTGGACAGGT
This genomic window contains:
- a CDS encoding AAA family ATPase, which codes for MNTHEPLTQPEVQGFAALAARLAENVNSVVLGKPQVVRLALTALFAQGHVLLEDVPGVGKTTLARAIAATVKGRWRRIQFTPDLLPSDVSGVTIFNQATRGFEFHPGPVFANIVIADEINRASPKTQSALLEVMEERTVTVDGVRHPVPQPFLVVATQNPVEMDGTYRLPEAQLDRFLVKLSVGYPDEAVEVEVLRGATVRSPEALPAITDTDTVGEMVRMALRVHIAEPLYAYAVRLAAATRGHPQVRVGVSPRGVIALTRAACAYALIDGRGWIMPEDLKALAEPVFAHRLLLTSDAQVRGVSAAEVLRQAVASVPVPLPSGQVAPAPSVVQG
- a CDS encoding DUF5662 family protein, with amino-acid sequence MTYDSRPGTLIHSLRVGTLMGAPIKELIARSTQHDLSKLEPPEVETYDEYVPKLQAAEYGSDEYRAWLAAMGDGLAHHYAHNAHHPEHHDRGINGMTLVDLIEMLADWRAASERRGSDLADSMPKSFERFGIDAQLAEILTNTARHLGWIADETTRTDR
- a CDS encoding fibronectin type III domain-containing protein, translating into MATIDDAVSTGPGAARRRRWRGGLVTVGTVSALLAAMGLTVLGLGAADNAVANYDASSWLWSAARSELARVNGVTARVDTRVEVPDARRHPVQVVQTDRLLILRDLNTGQVSSLDLATLQITASTRTTPGLGVNVALHSDAAFVVDAVQGVVRQLDPRSLAPVGEPVRYPPGITGGAFDGEGRLWVAVPAEGTVSAVTAAELPSEPGPAAPPGGGISPKRVETYEVAEPSHELMVSTLDDGVAVLDRTAGTLVRVQRGEVVRTPLTIAGPGALPARTSGPKVPVTVAGERKVHVIGAGGEERQFTVPGRGDELSPAVAWADRFYCADESTGTVYSFDASGQLVDTIGGKGSTGPLELEVRENRLFINAPDSSTARVVDDKHRVREVNKYANDVLGGDPPPVPPPPPPPKKPKVGKPSAPRSVTASAGNARARVSWRPAAANGAEIIRYVVEGAGERREVGANQRSVEVTGLTNGETYRFSVHAVNAKGDGPARSSNPVTPTAAVPDPPSGVTAEARPDGTVLVKWPAANGQGNTIAKYAVTATSAGANAPAGESTKTELVVPAGELDYGTQYAFTVVSVNDRGAGSAASPVSNSVVPFAAPGAPVDLRATTVANRPGTVAVQWSPAAANGRPVTKYLVAAGGRSSEVTDTRATVDGLGDGQSVTVTVQAVNEAGPGETATGTARTVAPPRVTVTGSSATATAVTVNFTVDAGGGQATCTVSVPGEKPVTAGNCASATVPGLTPGTAYTATVTASNAAGEGTARRAQSTDPLYGVATCNNGPDGDQRTYCNKDVDGRNGNEIFSVPRQDNDKQVGWARPGTRLKAYCKRQGESVDSWIYNDQKQSSWWVRVEFEGKNYIPWAWLNLEGGDNINVLPTC
- a CDS encoding fibronectin type III domain-containing protein; protein product: MSQPSPLAALQHRALALRAAGDVAGACRLLADAIDPLRASFGEDHPEVLGTAHLLARLHREADDPAAARRVLEGALAAGERRWHPADPLMLAFSFDLASVAEELGNRHEARRHYSRVADAGPAVLGADHPAVQAARHYLGGAGPGTTPPVPPAPPAPRAAAPPGPPTPRDSTTSPPPFPRQPPLPPPVSGPPRQPPPPPPRIPAPSRSPEFVAPAPHALGPPHPATAPGAPPASPVSATPAAATRPVSGADAPPQPVSPWAPQAAPPAPRIPAPPRPGPGRQGGPVPHPPAPSATPNPPGPRAPAEPGPQPSPPPAPPRGWDEPTIQVRQLDPLLREEAARQEGLRAATEPGGDASSAPTTGAPPVGAPPTSRPVSGAPVSRTPVSGVPVSGTPVSGTPVSGTPVSGSPVSGTPVSGTPVPPWGMTAPPWGRVSPSPSPAEPVDDGLSAPGGAGHPTAGGTALPPLGPAPGRLAAPVGPGPDAAPVPLTVPAPAPQPQAQAQAQAQAQAFHDPARALGPGHGAAHPDASPPPPAPDPRPAARPHRPPWPGREAVEAGPVGPGSAPAPPAPAAADWDGQPGRDGQPGRDGPAWPERGGGGPDDDYPSPREAWQTTYPEEKQAGRGRVLIVVAVVAALVVLAVVVGVAALALGRAAGPPPPTPPSAAAGPTVDGPPPGDLELRDDSSTITLTWTDPSAGAVPFMVAGGRAGQKLGVMATVDPGQTSYTVNGLNARVDYCFTVLAVYSTDAFATSGQVCTQRERTATPR